Proteins encoded in a region of the Bubalus bubalis isolate 160015118507 breed Murrah chromosome 9, NDDB_SH_1, whole genome shotgun sequence genome:
- the AKAP8 gene encoding A-kinase anchor protein 8 isoform X1, with protein MAWTETGPLPLPGLSCLPVWEPAGLAGASVRHRRPGTLVPKAVWAAQIPTPCRQPGGAEQQDLVPPPHWAPVADLAQAHLGQDTEGYGAWSAGPTNTQGTYGTGVASWQGYENYNYYGAQNTSVTTGATYSYGPASWEATKASDGLAPGGPAMHMAAYGPEPCTDSSDSLIAKINQRLDMMSKEGGRGGSSSGGEGVQDRESSFRFQSFESYDSRPCLPEHNPYRPSYSYDYDFDLGPNRNGGFGGQYSDCRDPTRERGSLDGFMRGRGQGRFQDRSNPSTFMRGDPFMTPAAASEPLSTPWTEMNYVGGRGLGGPSPSRPPPSLFSQSMAPDFGMMGMQGAGGYDNSVPYGCGRSQTRIRDQPRRRGFNRCGPESLGRKRKQLQIYDEPDTKQARADSEGDFSENDDGAGDFRSGDEEFRGEDESFDSGRQRGEKDDEDDEVKKRREKQRRRDRMRDRAADRIQFACSVCKFRSFEDEEIQKHLQSKFHKETLRFISTKLPDKTVEFLQEYIINRNKKIEKRRQELMEKESTKPKPDPFKGIGQEHFFKKIEAAHCLACDMLIPAQPQLLQRHLHSVDHNHNRRLAAEQFKKTSLHVAKSVLNNRHIVKMLEKYLKGEDPFTSEAGDAEIEGDEPLGGEDKEETPEEVVAQVLAEVVTAAVRAVDGEEAPAPESGEMPAERDGPTDTAGATSSPHPEAETPCRVAPGKGSTDAEAAGEAAEAGVEVEAMAAESESTVTATAAAEATVEQTDAESKDAVPTE; from the exons ATGGCCTGGACCGAGACGGGACCGCTGCCTCTTCCAGGGCTGTCGTGCCTGCCTGTCTGGGAACCTGCGGGATTGGCTGGGGCCTCCGTGCGGCACAGGAGGCCTGGGACGCTGGTCCCGAAGGCCGTGTGGGCTGCGCAGATTCCGACCCCTTGCCGCCAGCCGGGCGGTGCAGAGCAGCAGGACCTAGTGCCGCCTCCTCACTGGGCGCCTGTCGCGGACCTGGCTCAAGCACATCTGGGACAAGATACTGAGG GTTATGGGGCGTGGAGTGCTGGACCTACAAACACCCAGG GTACATATGGAACTGGTGTGGCCAGCTGGCAAG GTTATGAAAACTACAATTACTATGGTGCCCAGAACACCAGCGTCACCACGGGAGCAACTTACAGCTACGGCCCAGCCTCATGGGAGGCCACCAAGGCCAGTGACGGCCTGGCGCCTGGGGGCCCTGCCATGCACATGGCTGCTTACGGCCCAGAACCATGCACTGACAGTTCTGACTCCCTCATCGCCAAGATCAACCAGCGTTTGGACATGATGtccaaggaaggaggaaggggcggGAGCAGCAGCGGTGGGGAGGGCGTGCAGGACCGGGAGAG CTCCTTTCGCTTCCAGTCGTTTGAGTCCTATGATTCCAGGCCTTGCCTGCCTGAGCACAATCCCTACCGCCCCAGCTACAGCTACGACTATGACTTTGACCTGGGGCCCAACCGCAATGGTGGCTTTGGTGGTCAGTACAGTGACTGCCGGGACCCAACCCGTGAGCGGGGCTCCCTCGATGGCTTCATGCGGGGTCGCGGCCAGGGCCGCTTCCAGGACCGGAGCAACCCCAGCACATTTATGCGCGGTGACCCCTTCATGACACCTGCAGCCGCCTCTGAGCCTCTTTCTACTCCGTGGACAGAGATGAACTATGTGGGTGGGCGGGGCCTTGGAGGCCCCTCCCCCAGCAGGCCCCCACCTTCCCTCTTTTCCCAGTCCATGGCCCCTGACTTTGGCATGATGGGCATGCAGGGGGCAGGTGGTTATGACAACTCTGTGCCCTACGGATGTGGCCGGTCACAGACCCGGATAAGAGATCAG CCTCGGCGGAGAGGGTTCAATCGCTGTGGCCCAGAAAGCTTGGGCAGGAAACGGAAGCAGCTGCAGATTTATGACGAGCCTGACACCAAACAAGCTCGAGCTGACAGTGAAGGAGATTTTTCTGAAAACG ATGATGGAGCTGGTGACTTCCGATCAGGAGATGAAGAATTCAGGGGT GAGGACGAATCCTTTGACTCCGGGAGACAGAGAG GAGAGAAGGACGATGAAGATGATGAAgtgaagaagagaagggaaaagcagagGAGGAGAGACAGGATGCGAGACCGAGCAGCTGACAG gattcagTTTGCCTGTTCCGTGTGCAAGTTCCGtagctttgaagatgaagaaatccAGAAGCATTTGCAAAGCAAGTTTCACAAAGAGACACTGCGCTTTATAAGTACCAAGCTGCCTGACAAGACGGTGGAATTCCTCCAG GAATACATTATAAACAGGAATAAGAAAATTGAGAAACGGCGGCAGgaactgatggagaaggaaagtaCAAAACCAAAACCAGATCCTTTCAAAG GGATTGGCCAGGAGcacttcttcaagaaaatagaggCTGCTCACTGCCTGGCCTGTGACATGCTGATCCCGGCGCAGCCCCAGCTCCTCCAGCGGCACCTGCACTCTGTCGACCACAATCACAATCGCCGG TTGGCTGCTGAACAGTTCAAGAAAACAAGTCTCCATGTGGCTAAGAGTGTTTTGAACAACAGACATATAGTGAAGATGCTGGAAAAATACCTCAAG GGTGAAGACCCTTTCACCAGTGAAGCTGGTGATGCAGAAATAGAAGGAGATGAGCCTTTAGGAGGTGAGGATAAGGAGGAGACCCCTGAGGAGGTGGTGGCCCAGGTCTTGGCTGAGGTGGTTACGGCAGCAGTGAGGGCGGTGGATGGCGAGGAAGCTCCTGCTCCAGAAAGTGGGGAGATGCCAGCCGAACGGGACGGCCCCACAGACACGGCCGGAGCCACCAGTAGTCCCCATCCCGAAGCAGAGACTCCCTGCAGAGTGGCGCCCGGGAAGGGCAGCACTGACGCAGAAGCTGCAGGTGAAGCTGCAGAGGCTGGAGTCGAAGTGGAGGCCATGGCGGCAGAGTCAGAAAGCACCGTGACAGCCACAGCTGCTGCAGAAGCCACAGTGGAACAGACTGATGCAGAGTCCAAAGATGCTGTTCCCACAGAATGA
- the AKAP8 gene encoding A-kinase anchor protein 8 isoform X2: MDQGYGGYGAWSAGPTNTQGTYGTGVASWQGYENYNYYGAQNTSVTTGATYSYGPASWEATKASDGLAPGGPAMHMAAYGPEPCTDSSDSLIAKINQRLDMMSKEGGRGGSSSGGEGVQDRESSFRFQSFESYDSRPCLPEHNPYRPSYSYDYDFDLGPNRNGGFGGQYSDCRDPTRERGSLDGFMRGRGQGRFQDRSNPSTFMRGDPFMTPAAASEPLSTPWTEMNYVGGRGLGGPSPSRPPPSLFSQSMAPDFGMMGMQGAGGYDNSVPYGCGRSQTRIRDQPRRRGFNRCGPESLGRKRKQLQIYDEPDTKQARADSEGDFSENDDGAGDFRSGDEEFRGEDESFDSGRQRGEKDDEDDEVKKRREKQRRRDRMRDRAADRIQFACSVCKFRSFEDEEIQKHLQSKFHKETLRFISTKLPDKTVEFLQEYIINRNKKIEKRRQELMEKESTKPKPDPFKGIGQEHFFKKIEAAHCLACDMLIPAQPQLLQRHLHSVDHNHNRRLAAEQFKKTSLHVAKSVLNNRHIVKMLEKYLKGEDPFTSEAGDAEIEGDEPLGGEDKEETPEEVVAQVLAEVVTAAVRAVDGEEAPAPESGEMPAERDGPTDTAGATSSPHPEAETPCRVAPGKGSTDAEAAGEAAEAGVEVEAMAAESESTVTATAAAEATVEQTDAESKDAVPTE; the protein is encoded by the exons ATGGATCAGGGCTACGGAG GTTATGGGGCGTGGAGTGCTGGACCTACAAACACCCAGG GTACATATGGAACTGGTGTGGCCAGCTGGCAAG GTTATGAAAACTACAATTACTATGGTGCCCAGAACACCAGCGTCACCACGGGAGCAACTTACAGCTACGGCCCAGCCTCATGGGAGGCCACCAAGGCCAGTGACGGCCTGGCGCCTGGGGGCCCTGCCATGCACATGGCTGCTTACGGCCCAGAACCATGCACTGACAGTTCTGACTCCCTCATCGCCAAGATCAACCAGCGTTTGGACATGATGtccaaggaaggaggaaggggcggGAGCAGCAGCGGTGGGGAGGGCGTGCAGGACCGGGAGAG CTCCTTTCGCTTCCAGTCGTTTGAGTCCTATGATTCCAGGCCTTGCCTGCCTGAGCACAATCCCTACCGCCCCAGCTACAGCTACGACTATGACTTTGACCTGGGGCCCAACCGCAATGGTGGCTTTGGTGGTCAGTACAGTGACTGCCGGGACCCAACCCGTGAGCGGGGCTCCCTCGATGGCTTCATGCGGGGTCGCGGCCAGGGCCGCTTCCAGGACCGGAGCAACCCCAGCACATTTATGCGCGGTGACCCCTTCATGACACCTGCAGCCGCCTCTGAGCCTCTTTCTACTCCGTGGACAGAGATGAACTATGTGGGTGGGCGGGGCCTTGGAGGCCCCTCCCCCAGCAGGCCCCCACCTTCCCTCTTTTCCCAGTCCATGGCCCCTGACTTTGGCATGATGGGCATGCAGGGGGCAGGTGGTTATGACAACTCTGTGCCCTACGGATGTGGCCGGTCACAGACCCGGATAAGAGATCAG CCTCGGCGGAGAGGGTTCAATCGCTGTGGCCCAGAAAGCTTGGGCAGGAAACGGAAGCAGCTGCAGATTTATGACGAGCCTGACACCAAACAAGCTCGAGCTGACAGTGAAGGAGATTTTTCTGAAAACG ATGATGGAGCTGGTGACTTCCGATCAGGAGATGAAGAATTCAGGGGT GAGGACGAATCCTTTGACTCCGGGAGACAGAGAG GAGAGAAGGACGATGAAGATGATGAAgtgaagaagagaagggaaaagcagagGAGGAGAGACAGGATGCGAGACCGAGCAGCTGACAG gattcagTTTGCCTGTTCCGTGTGCAAGTTCCGtagctttgaagatgaagaaatccAGAAGCATTTGCAAAGCAAGTTTCACAAAGAGACACTGCGCTTTATAAGTACCAAGCTGCCTGACAAGACGGTGGAATTCCTCCAG GAATACATTATAAACAGGAATAAGAAAATTGAGAAACGGCGGCAGgaactgatggagaaggaaagtaCAAAACCAAAACCAGATCCTTTCAAAG GGATTGGCCAGGAGcacttcttcaagaaaatagaggCTGCTCACTGCCTGGCCTGTGACATGCTGATCCCGGCGCAGCCCCAGCTCCTCCAGCGGCACCTGCACTCTGTCGACCACAATCACAATCGCCGG TTGGCTGCTGAACAGTTCAAGAAAACAAGTCTCCATGTGGCTAAGAGTGTTTTGAACAACAGACATATAGTGAAGATGCTGGAAAAATACCTCAAG GGTGAAGACCCTTTCACCAGTGAAGCTGGTGATGCAGAAATAGAAGGAGATGAGCCTTTAGGAGGTGAGGATAAGGAGGAGACCCCTGAGGAGGTGGTGGCCCAGGTCTTGGCTGAGGTGGTTACGGCAGCAGTGAGGGCGGTGGATGGCGAGGAAGCTCCTGCTCCAGAAAGTGGGGAGATGCCAGCCGAACGGGACGGCCCCACAGACACGGCCGGAGCCACCAGTAGTCCCCATCCCGAAGCAGAGACTCCCTGCAGAGTGGCGCCCGGGAAGGGCAGCACTGACGCAGAAGCTGCAGGTGAAGCTGCAGAGGCTGGAGTCGAAGTGGAGGCCATGGCGGCAGAGTCAGAAAGCACCGTGACAGCCACAGCTGCTGCAGAAGCCACAGTGGAACAGACTGATGCAGAGTCCAAAGATGCTGTTCCCACAGAATGA
- the AKAP8 gene encoding A-kinase anchor protein 8 isoform X3, whose product MAWTETGPLPLPGLSCLPVWEPAGLAGASVRHRRPGTLVPKAVWAAQIPTPCRQPGGAEQQDLVPPPHWAPVADLAQAHLGQDTEGYGAWSAGPTNTQGTYGTGVASWQGYENYNYYGAQNTSVTTGATYSYGPASWEATKASDGLAPGGPAMHMAAYGPEPCTDSSDSLIAKINQRLDMMSKEGGRGGSSSGGEGVQDRESSFRFQSFESYDSRPCLPEHNPYRPSYSYDYDFDLGPNRNGGFGGQYSDCRDPTRERGSLDGFMRGRGQGRFQDRSNPSTFMRGDPFMTPAAASEPLSTPWTEMNYVGGRGLGGPSPSRPPPSLFSQSMAPDFGMMGMQGAGGYDNSVPYGCGRSQTRIRDQPRRRGFNRCGPESLGRKRKQLQIYDEPDTKQARADSEGDFSENDDGAGDFRSGDEEFRGEDESFDSGRQRGEKDDEDDEVKKRREKQRRRDRMRDRAADRIQFACSVCKFRSFEDEEIQKHLQSKFHKETLRFISTKLPDKTVEFLQEYIINRNKKIEKRRQELMEKESTKPKPDPFKGPGEKM is encoded by the exons ATGGCCTGGACCGAGACGGGACCGCTGCCTCTTCCAGGGCTGTCGTGCCTGCCTGTCTGGGAACCTGCGGGATTGGCTGGGGCCTCCGTGCGGCACAGGAGGCCTGGGACGCTGGTCCCGAAGGCCGTGTGGGCTGCGCAGATTCCGACCCCTTGCCGCCAGCCGGGCGGTGCAGAGCAGCAGGACCTAGTGCCGCCTCCTCACTGGGCGCCTGTCGCGGACCTGGCTCAAGCACATCTGGGACAAGATACTGAGG GTTATGGGGCGTGGAGTGCTGGACCTACAAACACCCAGG GTACATATGGAACTGGTGTGGCCAGCTGGCAAG GTTATGAAAACTACAATTACTATGGTGCCCAGAACACCAGCGTCACCACGGGAGCAACTTACAGCTACGGCCCAGCCTCATGGGAGGCCACCAAGGCCAGTGACGGCCTGGCGCCTGGGGGCCCTGCCATGCACATGGCTGCTTACGGCCCAGAACCATGCACTGACAGTTCTGACTCCCTCATCGCCAAGATCAACCAGCGTTTGGACATGATGtccaaggaaggaggaaggggcggGAGCAGCAGCGGTGGGGAGGGCGTGCAGGACCGGGAGAG CTCCTTTCGCTTCCAGTCGTTTGAGTCCTATGATTCCAGGCCTTGCCTGCCTGAGCACAATCCCTACCGCCCCAGCTACAGCTACGACTATGACTTTGACCTGGGGCCCAACCGCAATGGTGGCTTTGGTGGTCAGTACAGTGACTGCCGGGACCCAACCCGTGAGCGGGGCTCCCTCGATGGCTTCATGCGGGGTCGCGGCCAGGGCCGCTTCCAGGACCGGAGCAACCCCAGCACATTTATGCGCGGTGACCCCTTCATGACACCTGCAGCCGCCTCTGAGCCTCTTTCTACTCCGTGGACAGAGATGAACTATGTGGGTGGGCGGGGCCTTGGAGGCCCCTCCCCCAGCAGGCCCCCACCTTCCCTCTTTTCCCAGTCCATGGCCCCTGACTTTGGCATGATGGGCATGCAGGGGGCAGGTGGTTATGACAACTCTGTGCCCTACGGATGTGGCCGGTCACAGACCCGGATAAGAGATCAG CCTCGGCGGAGAGGGTTCAATCGCTGTGGCCCAGAAAGCTTGGGCAGGAAACGGAAGCAGCTGCAGATTTATGACGAGCCTGACACCAAACAAGCTCGAGCTGACAGTGAAGGAGATTTTTCTGAAAACG ATGATGGAGCTGGTGACTTCCGATCAGGAGATGAAGAATTCAGGGGT GAGGACGAATCCTTTGACTCCGGGAGACAGAGAG GAGAGAAGGACGATGAAGATGATGAAgtgaagaagagaagggaaaagcagagGAGGAGAGACAGGATGCGAGACCGAGCAGCTGACAG gattcagTTTGCCTGTTCCGTGTGCAAGTTCCGtagctttgaagatgaagaaatccAGAAGCATTTGCAAAGCAAGTTTCACAAAGAGACACTGCGCTTTATAAGTACCAAGCTGCCTGACAAGACGGTGGAATTCCTCCAG GAATACATTATAAACAGGAATAAGAAAATTGAGAAACGGCGGCAGgaactgatggagaaggaaagtaCAAAACCAAAACCAGATCCTTTCAAAG GGCCAGGGGAGAAAATGTGA